In the genome of uncultured Campylobacter sp., one region contains:
- the tatA gene encoding twin-arginine translocase TatA/TatE family subunit has protein sequence MGVSVQQLLIILVIIVLLFGAKKIPELAKGVGKGIKTFKKEMEDDTPEKVEKKTEEEVKDAEISDTKKA, from the coding sequence ATGGGCGTAAGCGTTCAACAACTGCTAATTATCTTAGTGATCATCGTGTTGCTTTTCGGAGCTAAAAAGATCCCCGAGCTCGCAAAGGGCGTAGGTAAGGGCATTAAGACTTTCAAAAAAGAGATGGAGGACGATACGCCTGAAAAGGTCGAGAAAAAGACCGAGGAAGAGGTTAAAGACGCCGAAATCAGCGATACTAAAAAGGCGTAA
- a CDS encoding tetratricopeptide repeat protein, translated as MRKIIDIAALSIAVCILVMVLFWPSPVLSFKCYRGDGVSCAQLGRDKLSHGDYDGAKLALAKACEAGEKDSCFDLGALYDGEGNATQAGVFYAAACDKNVAIACHKLGNLYQRGRLSRDFAAAARHYIKACDLGYAKSCHNAAVVYFTGSFGLAADQAKAVSFFERGCDGGLVDSCYNAGVAYDKGLGAPQDRDKAEKLYTKSCELGYGDACNNLGYLYVSKGDLRGFSKGLGCVKKGCDAGNKKSCQLYEFMKEQILKK; from the coding sequence ATGAGAAAGATCATCGACATAGCGGCGCTTTCGATTGCCGTTTGCATCTTGGTTATGGTGCTTTTTTGGCCGTCACCCGTTTTATCGTTTAAGTGCTACCGCGGCGATGGCGTAAGCTGCGCGCAGCTGGGGCGCGACAAGCTCTCCCACGGAGATTACGACGGCGCCAAGCTCGCTCTTGCTAAAGCTTGCGAGGCGGGTGAGAAAGATAGCTGCTTTGATTTGGGTGCCCTATACGACGGCGAGGGCAATGCGACGCAAGCGGGCGTATTTTATGCCGCAGCGTGCGATAAAAACGTCGCCATAGCTTGCCACAAGCTAGGCAACCTATATCAGCGGGGACGGCTGAGTAGGGACTTCGCCGCGGCAGCTCGGCACTATATCAAAGCCTGCGATTTGGGCTACGCCAAGAGCTGCCACAATGCGGCCGTAGTCTATTTCACGGGCAGTTTCGGGCTCGCGGCGGATCAGGCAAAGGCGGTGAGCTTTTTCGAGCGAGGCTGTGACGGCGGATTAGTTGATAGCTGCTATAACGCCGGCGTTGCGTATGATAAGGGCCTCGGCGCGCCGCAGGATCGCGACAAGGCGGAGAAGCTTTACACCAAATCCTGCGAGCTGGGCTACGGCGATGCCTGCAATAATTTAGGCTATTTATATGTGAGCAAGGGAGATTTGCGCGGATTTTCCAAGGGGCTTGGATGCGTCAAAAAGGGCTGCGACGCGGGCAATAAAAAATCCTGCCAGCTCTATGAATTCATGAAAGAGCAAATTTTAAAGAAGTAG
- a CDS encoding DUF3137 domain-containing protein → MLKFAPGAKYIAQILNKGKILNLNEAIVATAKKQKECRLAFAKYLFLGILFIIALPVGGGFAVGHLFENRLAPLFFIIIYIPFFLAALMANRGRVTSELGDYKAFYKDVFVRAAIRSTDPNFNYDPNAGISRKEFRKIGIYSPDEFRAEDQISGIYKGVKFSLSEAIDIPNGATLELSDSAALNLLSAIIFAWEAMKDMQAFSGSVLVCEFYKKFSGQTIVASRTLNTRFLGEKEQMDDLFFSKEFRVFADDKVGARYLLTPAFMQYLRELKEKFAGEIGLSAAFMDDKLYLFLNGAKNKFETTLFSPPPSLREAAEIKNEILELLRVIDELNLNPDLSGAAILAD, encoded by the coding sequence TTGCTAAAATTCGCTCCAGGCGCGAAATACATCGCGCAAATTTTAAATAAAGGTAAAATTTTGAACCTAAACGAAGCAATAGTTGCCACCGCCAAAAAGCAAAAAGAGTGCCGGCTAGCATTTGCAAAGTATCTGTTTTTGGGAATTTTATTTATAATAGCACTGCCCGTAGGCGGCGGATTTGCCGTAGGGCATCTTTTTGAAAATCGCCTTGCACCGCTATTTTTCATCATTATCTATATTCCGTTTTTTCTCGCCGCGCTAATGGCTAACAGGGGCCGAGTGACCAGCGAGCTGGGGGATTACAAAGCGTTTTATAAAGACGTTTTCGTCCGCGCCGCTATTCGGAGCACAGATCCAAATTTTAACTACGATCCGAATGCCGGCATCAGCCGCAAAGAATTTCGCAAAATCGGCATCTATTCGCCGGATGAATTTCGTGCCGAAGATCAAATCAGCGGTATTTATAAGGGCGTCAAATTTAGCCTCAGCGAAGCGATCGATATCCCAAACGGCGCGACGCTGGAGCTAAGCGACTCGGCGGCGCTAAATTTGCTATCCGCGATAATTTTTGCATGGGAGGCCATGAAGGATATGCAGGCGTTCAGCGGCTCGGTCTTGGTCTGCGAGTTTTACAAGAAATTTAGCGGGCAAACTATAGTCGCGAGCCGCACGCTAAACACCAGATTTTTAGGCGAAAAAGAGCAGATGGACGACCTGTTTTTTAGCAAAGAATTTAGGGTCTTTGCGGATGATAAAGTAGGGGCAAGGTATCTTTTGACGCCCGCGTTTATGCAGTACCTGCGAGAGCTAAAGGAAAAATTCGCGGGGGAAATAGGGCTGAGCGCGGCGTTTATGGACGATAAGCTTTATCTATTTTTAAACGGAGCGAAAAATAAGTTTGAAACAACGCTCTTTTCGCCGCCGCCGAGCTTAAGGGAGGCCGCTGAGATCAAAAATGAAATTTTAGAGCTTTTGCGGGTCATAGACGAGCTAAATTTGAACCCGGATTTAAGCGGAGCGGCGATTTTGGCTGATTAA
- a CDS encoding DUF4299 family protein, which yields MFGIDESAEDFDEKAFLKSPLSEHECLILGVRDKSGRGMELSYDEEQQSYAVRVNTPATVFDWVLAISYLQALSKQLESEIAGEDGEIYTHDKIEQFDYERDIATGLHSIDQHLNGDTEVNFCYGVQRPFAINRAMMDEILASYNPAAEFSKRLTEVQYLDAYSAHQRFYRNGDDGTIMGSYALTQDLPTILPYKPFVEWQNAEMLKNSDVARWQIALIGIEGDENDAGNYRAIAELEYDEFIAQLPKQSYRFIDAIYILVDGLNVNQLKALAG from the coding sequence GTGTTTGGCATAGACGAGAGCGCCGAGGACTTTGACGAAAAGGCGTTTTTGAAATCGCCTTTGAGCGAGCATGAGTGTCTGATTTTAGGCGTGCGAGACAAGAGCGGGCGCGGGATGGAGCTTAGCTACGATGAGGAGCAGCAAAGCTACGCAGTGCGCGTAAATACGCCCGCGACGGTCTTTGATTGGGTTTTGGCGATCTCATATCTGCAGGCGCTATCTAAGCAGCTGGAAAGCGAGATCGCGGGTGAAGACGGCGAAATTTACACTCACGACAAAATAGAGCAATTCGACTACGAGCGCGATATAGCGACGGGACTACATTCGATAGATCAGCACTTAAACGGCGATACGGAGGTAAATTTTTGCTACGGGGTGCAGAGGCCTTTTGCGATAAACCGCGCGATGATGGATGAAATTTTAGCCTCATACAATCCCGCCGCCGAGTTTAGCAAGCGGCTAACCGAGGTGCAGTATCTTGACGCTTACAGCGCGCACCAGAGGTTTTACCGAAATGGGGATGACGGCACGATAATGGGCTCATACGCGCTCACGCAAGACCTACCTACCATCCTGCCCTACAAACCGTTTGTGGAATGGCAAAACGCGGAGATGCTGAAAAATAGCGACGTCGCGCGCTGGCAGATCGCGCTCATAGGCATAGAGGGCGACGAAAACGACGCAGGTAACTACCGCGCGATCGCCGAGCTGGAATACGACGAGTTTATCGCGCAGCTGCCGAAGCAAAGCTACCGCTTCATCGATGCGATCTATATTTTGGTTGACGGGCTAAACGTCAATCAGCTAAAGGCGCTGGCGGGCTAG
- a CDS encoding SMI1/KNR4 family protein, translating to MNANELANIWRRPIYLPYLQEPLTPEALRTAEEELGRTLPRELVMMLSIQNGGYLRYELEGYPLDAISGIGEAYPSLTRFNWGEECECVSFELNGLVPFSGDGHWYLCLDYRASEEPAVAYIDVECDEQSIIAQDFASFLALLKLDSDGKIALQTGLDLDGTKARLEGILSVRAKAADPQLYGFSVYNFAREGGVLSLSPNEVRLGFARRGERRFKELKNFSEPVLRYAELDAGAMILDVFKEELMGEILRELKDAGLCAQSLKDVVGA from the coding sequence ATGAACGCAAACGAGCTTGCAAACATCTGGCGCAGGCCGATCTACCTGCCCTATCTGCAAGAACCGCTCACGCCCGAGGCGCTGAGGACCGCGGAAGAGGAGCTAGGACGCACCCTGCCGCGCGAGCTAGTCATGATGCTAAGCATCCAAAACGGCGGCTACCTGCGCTACGAGCTGGAGGGCTACCCGCTAGACGCCATCAGCGGCATCGGCGAGGCGTATCCGTCGCTTACGCGCTTTAACTGGGGCGAGGAGTGCGAGTGCGTGAGCTTCGAGCTTAACGGGCTGGTGCCATTCAGCGGCGACGGGCATTGGTATCTGTGCCTGGACTACCGCGCCAGCGAGGAGCCTGCGGTCGCCTACATCGACGTCGAGTGCGATGAGCAAAGCATCATAGCGCAGGACTTCGCTTCGTTTTTAGCGCTTTTGAAGCTTGATAGCGACGGCAAGATCGCGCTACAAACGGGGCTCGATCTGGACGGCACGAAGGCGCGGCTGGAGGGAATTTTGAGCGTGCGAGCTAAAGCCGCCGATCCGCAACTTTACGGCTTTAGCGTATATAATTTCGCTCGCGAGGGCGGCGTGCTGAGCCTTAGCCCGAACGAGGTTCGGCTCGGATTTGCCAGGCGGGGCGAGCGGCGATTTAAAGAGCTTAAAAACTTCAGCGAGCCCGTCCTGCGCTATGCTGAGCTGGACGCCGGCGCGATGATACTGGACGTTTTCAAAGAGGAGCTGATGGGTGAAATTTTGCGCGAGCTAAAGGACGCGGGCTTGTGCGCACAGAGCCTAAAAGACGTGGTCGGTGCGTAA
- a CDS encoding DUF1963 domain-containing protein encodes MQTDLQEKIKELQRKIAREITYFQTGGVRPRGAIDECWIGRVLACAADEELPVDQNGAPMLPLAQFYLPALPYVPQVLDGVKLLTVFISQDLIGKSPEQMDGLWKVREYKNEEELVIKELANPRSQIKPFPLQPKFAADDTPVWDGGGLDADAIDEILRLEETEGLEYYDDIALEFYNCTKFGGYPSFCQSGVSFGEGYQFVFQVSSDEKAGFNVIDGGSLMFAKNPQSGAWSLYCDFD; translated from the coding sequence ATGCAAACGGATCTGCAAGAAAAGATCAAGGAGCTGCAGCGCAAGATCGCGCGCGAAATCACCTATTTTCAGACGGGCGGCGTGAGGCCGCGAGGCGCGATCGATGAGTGCTGGATCGGTCGCGTGCTCGCCTGCGCGGCGGATGAGGAGCTGCCTGTGGATCAAAACGGCGCGCCGATGCTCCCTCTGGCGCAGTTTTACCTGCCCGCGCTGCCCTACGTGCCGCAGGTCTTGGACGGCGTCAAGCTGCTTACGGTCTTTATCTCACAGGATCTCATCGGCAAATCCCCTGAGCAGATGGACGGCCTGTGGAAGGTCCGCGAGTATAAAAACGAGGAGGAGCTCGTCATAAAGGAGCTTGCAAATCCGCGCTCGCAGATAAAGCCCTTCCCTTTGCAGCCCAAATTTGCCGCGGACGATACGCCCGTTTGGGACGGCGGCGGGCTGGATGCAGACGCCATAGATGAAATTTTACGTCTTGAGGAGACGGAGGGGCTCGAGTATTACGACGACATCGCCTTGGAGTTTTACAACTGCACGAAATTCGGTGGCTACCCCTCCTTTTGCCAGTCGGGAGTGAGCTTCGGCGAGGGCTATCAGTTCGTTTTTCAGGTCTCTTCAGACGAAAAGGCGGGCTTTAACGTCATTGACGGCGGTAGCTTGATGTTTGCTAAAAACCCGCAAAGCGGCGCATGGAGCCTGTATTGTGATTTCGATTAG
- the proC gene encoding pyrroline-5-carboxylate reductase, with protein sequence MKVGFIGGGNMGEAMIAALCGTGGRDCAASGENFAEDKENFAHGGRNFISDTQNFTACGRNSEPDIQNSASDGQNSACAQSGSDTKLQVLAYARSKNEVLRKRYGVQILQDETQLAHEADMIVLATKPASYEEILHLIAPELAGKILLLLAPNFKLERAQNIVGADVFVARAMPNVAAGIGASATALCYGEYFDEASREIVRALAAKIGKFYEIDEAGFAAFTGIAGSLPAYVCAFIEAAADAGVRGGLPRALCYDAVAMAVEGAARLLQSGRRPSELKDAVCSPAGTTIEGLAALEAAGFRAAVMAAIEACIAKARS encoded by the coding sequence ATGAAAGTGGGATTTATCGGCGGCGGAAATATGGGTGAGGCGATGATCGCAGCACTTTGCGGAACCGGCGGACGAGATTGCGCGGCGAGTGGAGAAAATTTTGCAGAGGACAAAGAAAATTTCGCGCACGGCGGGCGGAATTTTATTTCCGATACTCAAAATTTTACAGCTTGCGGGCGGAATTCCGAGCCCGATATACAAAATTCCGCTAGCGACGGGCAAAATTCCGCCTGCGCGCAATCCGGCTCCGATACGAAGCTTCAAGTCCTAGCTTATGCCAGAAGCAAAAACGAAGTCTTGCGCAAGCGCTACGGCGTGCAGATTTTGCAGGACGAAACGCAGCTGGCGCACGAAGCGGATATGATCGTGCTCGCGACCAAGCCCGCCAGCTACGAGGAGATTTTGCACCTGATCGCGCCCGAGCTCGCGGGCAAAATCCTGCTTCTTTTAGCGCCGAATTTCAAGCTGGAGCGTGCCCAAAATATCGTAGGTGCGGACGTTTTCGTAGCCCGCGCGATGCCAAACGTCGCCGCAGGCATCGGCGCGTCGGCTACGGCGCTGTGCTACGGCGAGTATTTTGATGAGGCCAGTCGGGAGATCGTACGAGCACTAGCCGCCAAAATCGGTAAATTTTACGAGATAGACGAGGCTGGCTTTGCCGCATTTACTGGGATCGCAGGGAGTCTGCCTGCGTATGTGTGCGCCTTTATCGAGGCTGCGGCGGATGCGGGCGTGCGGGGCGGACTGCCGCGGGCGCTGTGCTACGACGCGGTAGCGATGGCGGTAGAGGGCGCGGCGCGTCTGCTGCAAAGCGGCAGGCGCCCATCGGAGCTCAAAGACGCCGTCTGCTCGCCTGCGGGCACGACGATAGAGGGGCTCGCGGCACTGGAGGCGGCTGGGTTTCGCGCAGCGGTGATGGCGGCGATCGAGGCGTGTATCGCCAAAGCTCGCAGCTAG